In one window of Microbacterium sp. PM5 DNA:
- a CDS encoding phosphotransferase — MYTGFVAPADDVVDDAVARALGAAGERVPRGGWRRVEHGSANLVVLAGRVAVRVARSADAASEALRAQRLIDALPALPFAVPRSAAPAIDDRAAGGVVAIAQERVDGEPHPSGSGDPVELRRLLDTLRETDLAPLRRHLAHRHTFFGGEEGLRLMAGEAVTMLAPTARERARRAAEAFVGLAPQGDVLTHGDLAGSNVLWTGGVASTVSGLIDWDLAAADDEAKDVAALATWHGWDLVAQIVPSEVTHRARVTAATYPLQLLCFAIAGCRPAEEIERALTRANDTYAG; from the coding sequence GTGTACACCGGCTTCGTCGCTCCCGCCGATGACGTCGTCGACGACGCCGTCGCCCGCGCGCTGGGCGCCGCAGGGGAGCGGGTGCCGCGCGGTGGTTGGCGGCGCGTGGAGCACGGTTCGGCGAACCTCGTCGTGCTCGCGGGGCGCGTGGCGGTGCGAGTGGCGCGCAGCGCGGATGCGGCATCCGAGGCCCTCCGGGCCCAGCGGCTCATCGACGCGTTGCCGGCACTGCCTTTCGCGGTGCCGCGCTCCGCGGCGCCGGCGATCGATGATCGTGCCGCGGGTGGCGTGGTCGCGATCGCGCAGGAGCGCGTCGACGGCGAGCCGCATCCGAGCGGCAGCGGCGACCCCGTCGAGCTTCGACGCCTCCTCGACACCCTTCGCGAGACCGACCTCGCCCCGCTGCGAAGGCACCTGGCCCATCGACACACCTTCTTCGGCGGCGAGGAGGGTCTGCGCCTCATGGCCGGCGAGGCCGTCACGATGCTCGCTCCGACGGCCCGTGAGCGCGCTCGCCGCGCGGCCGAGGCGTTCGTCGGGCTCGCGCCGCAGGGCGACGTGCTGACGCATGGCGACCTGGCTGGCAGCAACGTGCTGTGGACCGGTGGCGTCGCCTCCACCGTCTCGGGTCTGATCGACTGGGATCTCGCTGCCGCCGACGACGAGGCGAAAGATGTGGCGGCGCTCGCGACGTGGCACGGGTGGGATCTCGTGGCGCAGATCGTGCCGTCCGAAGTCACCCACCGTGCACGTGTCACGGCGGCGACCTACCCTCTGCAGCTGCTGTGCTTCGCGATCGCGGGATGCCGACCCGCTGAGGAGATCGAGCGCGCCCTCACGCGGGCCAACGACACGTACGCGGGCTGA
- a CDS encoding FBP domain-containing protein — translation MQPLTENQVRAALVNATPDELDRVGLPLSLVLADWDHLDFLAWSDPDFRGRGYMIVERDGVPTGIVLRAASGSRPRAAMCNLCHTMQPGNQVALFTARRAGDAGQRGDSVGTYICADLGCHENVRLAAPLAPSEVRASVDRRIDGTRHRVEAFVERVVAPL, via the coding sequence ATGCAGCCGCTCACGGAGAACCAGGTGCGCGCCGCCCTCGTCAACGCGACACCCGACGAGCTGGACCGCGTGGGGCTTCCGCTCTCCCTCGTGCTCGCCGACTGGGATCACCTCGATTTCCTCGCGTGGTCCGATCCGGACTTCCGAGGTCGGGGCTACATGATCGTCGAGCGCGACGGTGTGCCCACCGGGATCGTGCTGCGCGCGGCATCCGGGTCCCGTCCGCGCGCAGCGATGTGCAACCTCTGCCACACGATGCAGCCCGGCAACCAGGTGGCGCTGTTCACCGCGCGACGGGCGGGGGATGCCGGGCAGCGCGGCGACAGCGTCGGCACCTACATCTGCGCAGATCTGGGCTGTCACGAGAACGTCCGCCTCGCGGCACCGCTCGCGCCGAGCGAAGTGCGTGCCAGCGTCGATCGCCGTATCGACGGGACGCGCCACCGCGTGGAGGCCTTCGTGGAGCGGGTCGTGGCCCCGCTCTGA
- a CDS encoding NAD(P)/FAD-dependent oxidoreductase, whose protein sequence is MSAHYDVVIVGGGHNALTAAAYLARARKRVVVLERQDRVGGAAVSEQPWAGVDARLSRYSYLVSLLPRTIIDDLDLRLDLRRRRYSSYTPDPADPSRGILVDNADAAATTASFIRTTGDLREAERFEAFTDRLLPLAATVFPSVTAPLRRASEMRADMADTALWDALTTRPLGDLLREGLGTDIARGIALTDGLIGTFSWADDPSLRQNRCFLYHVIGGGTGDWDVPVGGMGRVSAALENAARRAGAEVRVNATVTAIDPSGTVTLRTGEQITARLVLSGVGPSVLDRLISAAPAPNADTAPEGAQLKVNMLLSRLPRLRDTTVSPEAAFAGTFHVNETMTQLDDAYAAAVAGGIPQPLPAEIYCHSLTDPSILGPALQQSGAQTLTLFGLQVPHRLAAGVTSADYRSTLVDAATRSLDAVLAEPLADCLFIAPDGSPCIEARTTTDLEGSLGMTAGDIFHGPLSWPWAGDDEPLESAAERWGVATAHERVLLCGSGARRGGAVSGIGGHNAAMAALELLD, encoded by the coding sequence ATGAGCGCGCACTACGACGTCGTGATCGTCGGCGGTGGCCACAATGCCCTCACCGCCGCCGCTTATCTCGCCCGGGCACGCAAGCGCGTCGTCGTGCTCGAACGGCAGGACCGGGTCGGCGGCGCGGCGGTGTCGGAGCAGCCCTGGGCGGGCGTGGATGCGCGCCTGTCGCGCTACTCGTACCTCGTGAGTCTGCTTCCCCGCACGATCATCGACGACCTCGATCTGCGGCTCGACCTCCGGCGGCGCCGTTACTCGTCGTACACCCCCGACCCCGCCGACCCCTCCCGCGGCATCCTCGTCGACAATGCGGATGCCGCGGCCACCACCGCGAGCTTCATCCGCACGACCGGTGACCTGCGCGAGGCGGAGCGCTTCGAGGCGTTCACCGACCGTCTCCTCCCCCTCGCCGCGACGGTCTTCCCCTCGGTGACGGCGCCCCTGCGCCGCGCCAGCGAGATGCGGGCGGATATGGCGGACACGGCGCTCTGGGACGCGCTGACCACACGGCCTCTCGGTGACCTGCTGCGCGAGGGGCTGGGCACCGACATCGCGCGCGGCATCGCCCTCACCGACGGTCTCATCGGCACGTTCTCCTGGGCCGACGATCCCTCACTGCGCCAGAACCGCTGCTTCCTCTACCACGTGATCGGCGGCGGCACCGGCGACTGGGATGTTCCGGTGGGCGGCATGGGCCGGGTGAGCGCCGCACTCGAGAACGCGGCCCGTCGGGCGGGTGCCGAGGTTCGCGTCAACGCGACGGTGACCGCGATCGACCCCAGCGGAACCGTGACGCTGAGGACGGGCGAGCAGATCACCGCGCGTCTCGTGCTGAGCGGCGTCGGCCCGAGCGTGCTCGATCGCCTGATCTCGGCGGCGCCCGCGCCCAACGCGGACACGGCCCCGGAGGGCGCACAGCTCAAGGTCAACATGCTGCTGTCACGGCTGCCGCGGCTGCGCGACACGACGGTGTCGCCCGAAGCGGCGTTCGCTGGGACGTTCCACGTCAACGAGACGATGACCCAGCTCGATGACGCGTACGCGGCCGCGGTGGCCGGCGGCATCCCGCAGCCCCTTCCCGCCGAGATCTACTGCCACTCCCTCACCGATCCGTCGATTCTCGGACCGGCTCTGCAGCAGTCGGGAGCACAGACGCTCACCCTGTTCGGACTGCAGGTTCCGCACCGGTTGGCCGCCGGTGTCACGAGCGCCGACTACCGATCGACGCTCGTGGATGCCGCGACCCGCTCGCTCGATGCGGTTCTGGCCGAACCACTCGCCGACTGCCTGTTCATCGCGCCCGACGGCTCGCCGTGCATCGAAGCACGGACCACGACCGACCTGGAGGGGTCGCTCGGCATGACAGCCGGCGACATCTTCCACGGGCCGCTGTCGTGGCCGTGGGCGGGCGACGACGAGCCGCTCGAATCGGCGGCCGAGCGTTGGGGCGTGGCGACGGCGCACGAACGGGTACTGCTGTGCGGGTCGGGCGCGCGTCGCGGCGGCGCCGTCAGCGGCATCGGCGGGCACAACGCCGCGATGGCGGCGCTGGAGCTGCTCGACTGA
- a CDS encoding inositol monophosphatase family protein, with protein MVDAAQWEKIAVDIAREAGALARRRRAEGVAVAATKSTLADIVTEADREVEQLIRDRLAAARPDDGFLGEESDPQPGTSGVTWVVDPIDGTVNYAYGIPQYAVSIAAVTGEARPETWVAQAAAVYSPAVDELFHAHRGGGAWLGDQPLHVSTVTDAGALLATGFGYDPATHDGDLARVRRMMVLARDLRRAGAASLDLAYVAAGRLDGYFERGLKPWDHAAGALLVTEAGGVVGGRPGDAPGAEMTIAAGPELFTQMRELLEM; from the coding sequence ATGGTGGATGCCGCGCAGTGGGAGAAGATCGCCGTCGACATCGCACGGGAGGCGGGCGCGCTCGCGCGGCGTCGGCGGGCTGAGGGCGTCGCGGTGGCGGCGACGAAGTCCACCCTCGCCGACATCGTGACCGAGGCCGACCGCGAGGTCGAGCAGCTCATCCGCGACCGTCTGGCCGCGGCCCGCCCCGACGATGGCTTCCTCGGTGAGGAGTCCGATCCGCAGCCCGGCACGAGCGGTGTCACCTGGGTGGTCGACCCCATCGACGGCACCGTCAACTACGCCTACGGCATTCCGCAGTACGCCGTCAGCATCGCCGCGGTGACCGGCGAGGCGCGGCCCGAGACGTGGGTCGCGCAGGCGGCGGCCGTCTATAGCCCCGCCGTCGACGAGCTCTTCCACGCGCACCGCGGCGGGGGCGCCTGGCTCGGCGATCAGCCTCTGCACGTATCGACGGTGACGGATGCCGGAGCCCTGCTCGCGACCGGCTTCGGATACGACCCCGCCACCCACGACGGCGACCTGGCACGCGTGCGCCGGATGATGGTGCTCGCCCGCGACCTGCGTCGCGCCGGCGCCGCCTCCCTCGATCTGGCGTACGTCGCCGCCGGGCGGCTGGACGGGTACTTCGAGCGCGGGCTCAAGCCGTGGGATCACGCGGCGGGAGCCCTGCTGGTCACGGAGGCGGGCGGCGTCGTCGGCGGACGTCCCGGTGATGCGCCGGGGGCGGAGATGACGATCGCGGCCGGTCCGGAGCTGTTCACGCAGATGCGCGAGCTCCTGGAGATGTGA
- a CDS encoding M23 family metallopeptidase translates to MTPDTPAADATPLRRASRRPEPAAAPTGPGALTRAEYRRLAAQAAAAAPAETVPLGAPAVVAEAAQPVAPVESAPAEPSLAESVVADVAAAIVAETAVGAQPDEASRRRLRRAARAVFESVATEDASALDVTPHAAPASPVAVEQATEAVPAPVADQLPNDSAFVAASEPCARDEFEFAARLFSFTGETPVQQPSSVSAEPAQPVAAAEAVVHVAGRRPRGAAIAKRVAAASFSVGVMAVVGLLAVGTTTPAAAIASASESSNTAAQPTAVTASQKLTKSSDAGQIQAFVASGTDAPTALDRPESYNVTSMSELAAESGVRLFANTWVNDPSSPIQYPFPVGVPISAAFGSIAYMSEFATPHNGVDLTPGEGAEIHAVAAGTVRIATESGGDYGVTVLIDHIIDGQLVSTRYGHMQYGSLQVKVGDKVTAGQVIGRVGQTGKATGPHLHLEVLLGGTTRIDPMPWLAEHTKPGHTVG, encoded by the coding sequence TTGACCCCCGACACCCCCGCGGCCGATGCCACGCCCTTGCGGCGAGCCAGCCGACGACCCGAGCCGGCCGCAGCGCCGACCGGGCCGGGTGCACTGACCCGCGCCGAGTACCGGCGCCTGGCGGCTCAGGCTGCCGCGGCGGCGCCGGCGGAGACTGTTCCCCTCGGCGCTCCCGCCGTCGTCGCCGAGGCGGCGCAGCCCGTGGCGCCCGTCGAGTCCGCGCCCGCTGAGCCTTCCCTCGCCGAGTCGGTCGTCGCCGACGTCGCCGCGGCGATCGTCGCCGAGACCGCCGTCGGAGCACAGCCCGACGAGGCCTCCCGCCGGCGCCTGCGCCGCGCCGCGCGGGCCGTGTTCGAATCGGTGGCCACCGAGGACGCATCGGCGCTCGACGTCACGCCCCACGCCGCGCCCGCGTCGCCCGTCGCCGTCGAGCAGGCCACGGAAGCCGTGCCCGCTCCCGTCGCCGACCAGCTGCCGAACGATTCCGCGTTCGTCGCGGCATCCGAGCCGTGCGCCCGCGACGAGTTCGAGTTCGCCGCGCGGCTGTTCTCGTTCACGGGCGAGACGCCGGTGCAGCAGCCCTCCAGCGTGTCCGCCGAGCCGGCCCAGCCGGTTGCCGCCGCTGAGGCTGTCGTCCACGTCGCCGGCCGCCGCCCGCGAGGTGCGGCGATCGCCAAGCGCGTCGCTGCGGCGTCGTTCTCCGTGGGAGTCATGGCCGTCGTCGGACTGCTCGCCGTGGGCACGACCACGCCGGCGGCCGCGATCGCTTCGGCATCCGAATCGTCGAATACCGCTGCGCAGCCCACCGCCGTCACCGCCAGTCAGAAGTTGACGAAGAGCTCGGATGCCGGTCAGATCCAGGCGTTCGTGGCTTCGGGAACGGATGCTCCGACGGCGCTGGACCGCCCCGAGAGCTACAACGTGACGTCGATGTCGGAACTCGCCGCAGAATCCGGCGTGCGCCTGTTCGCGAACACGTGGGTGAACGACCCGTCGTCGCCCATTCAGTACCCGTTCCCCGTCGGTGTGCCGATCTCCGCGGCATTCGGTTCCATCGCGTATATGTCGGAGTTCGCCACGCCCCACAACGGTGTCGACCTGACCCCCGGTGAGGGTGCGGAGATCCACGCCGTCGCCGCGGGCACCGTGCGCATCGCGACCGAGTCCGGCGGGGACTACGGCGTGACCGTGCTGATCGACCACATCATCGACGGCCAGCTCGTCTCCACCCGCTACGGCCACATGCAGTACGGCTCGCTGCAGGTCAAGGTCGGCGACAAGGTCACGGCCGGGCAGGTCATCGGGCGCGTCGGGCAGACCGGCAAGGCGACCGGGCCCCACCTGCACCTCGAGGTTCTGCTCGGGGGCACCACCCGCATCGACCCGATGCCGTGGCTGGCAGAGCACACCAAGCCCGGTCACACCGTCGGCTGA
- a CDS encoding ABC transporter ATP-binding protein: MLGKLLVRYLWTYKWWLLGVLVFQFASAMASLYLPRLNADIIDKGVAAGDTGYIWSRGGFMLLIALGQIVASVIATFFAARAAMSAGRDIRRDVYDKVSGFSEREVSSFGAGTLITRNTNDVQQVQMLAMMGATMLVTAPLLAIGGVIMAVQQDAALSWLIAVAVPTLLVIAGFIISRMVPLFREYQGKLDGVNRVMREQLTGVRVVRAFVRERIEEARFRVANTDIMVVGRKVGSLFVLMFPLAMLVLNLTVVGVIWFGGIQVDAGDVQIGTLFAFMQYVGQILMGVLMATFMTIMIPRAAVSADRIGEVLDSTDALHRPARPVTAFPDLGAVEFDDVTFSYPGAESPVLENISFRAAPGQTVAIVGSTGSGKTTLVSLIPRLFDVTGGTVRVGGVDVREADLDEMWRGIGYVPQRAFLFTGTVASNLRFGREDATDDELWDALEIAQGRDFVSEMDGGLDARIAQGGTNVSGGQRQRLSIARAIVHRPHVLVFDDSFSALDVTTDARLRQALWRALPDVTKIVVAQRISTIADADVIVVLDDGRMVGIGTHDDLLAGNETYREIVESQLGVDA; the protein is encoded by the coding sequence ATGCTCGGAAAACTCCTCGTCCGTTATCTCTGGACGTACAAGTGGTGGCTGCTGGGCGTGCTCGTCTTCCAGTTCGCCTCGGCGATGGCTTCCCTCTACCTGCCGCGCCTGAACGCCGACATCATCGACAAAGGTGTCGCGGCGGGCGACACCGGATACATCTGGTCGCGGGGCGGCTTCATGCTGCTCATCGCGCTGGGCCAGATCGTCGCCTCGGTGATCGCGACGTTCTTCGCGGCGCGCGCGGCGATGAGCGCCGGGCGCGACATCCGCCGCGACGTCTACGACAAGGTGAGCGGTTTCTCCGAGCGCGAAGTCTCGTCGTTCGGTGCGGGAACGCTCATCACGCGCAACACCAACGACGTCCAGCAGGTGCAGATGCTCGCGATGATGGGCGCCACGATGCTGGTCACGGCGCCGCTGCTGGCCATCGGCGGCGTCATCATGGCTGTCCAGCAGGATGCCGCGCTCAGCTGGCTCATCGCCGTGGCGGTGCCGACGCTGCTCGTGATCGCCGGCTTCATCATCAGTCGCATGGTGCCGTTGTTCCGCGAGTATCAGGGCAAGCTCGACGGCGTCAACCGCGTCATGCGCGAGCAGCTCACCGGTGTGCGCGTCGTTCGCGCGTTCGTGCGTGAACGCATCGAAGAGGCCCGCTTCCGCGTCGCGAACACCGACATCATGGTCGTCGGACGCAAGGTCGGCTCGCTGTTCGTGCTCATGTTCCCGCTGGCGATGCTGGTGCTCAATCTCACCGTCGTCGGCGTCATCTGGTTCGGCGGCATCCAGGTGGATGCTGGCGACGTGCAGATCGGCACCCTCTTCGCCTTCATGCAGTACGTCGGTCAGATCCTCATGGGCGTGCTCATGGCGACGTTCATGACGATCATGATCCCGCGCGCCGCCGTCTCCGCAGATCGCATCGGAGAGGTGCTCGACTCGACCGACGCGCTGCACCGCCCGGCGCGACCGGTCACGGCGTTTCCCGACCTCGGCGCCGTCGAATTCGACGATGTCACCTTCAGCTACCCGGGTGCCGAATCCCCCGTCCTCGAGAACATCTCGTTCCGCGCCGCCCCCGGACAGACCGTCGCCATCGTGGGGTCGACCGGTTCGGGCAAGACGACGCTCGTCTCTCTCATTCCCCGACTGTTCGATGTCACGGGCGGAACCGTGCGAGTCGGCGGCGTCGACGTACGCGAGGCCGACCTCGACGAGATGTGGCGCGGCATCGGCTACGTTCCGCAGCGCGCCTTCCTCTTCACCGGCACTGTCGCCAGCAACCTCCGATTCGGTCGCGAAGACGCCACCGATGACGAGCTCTGGGACGCGCTCGAGATCGCCCAGGGCCGCGACTTCGTGTCGGAGATGGACGGTGGGCTCGACGCGCGCATCGCGCAGGGCGGCACCAACGTCTCGGGCGGCCAACGCCAGCGCCTGTCGATCGCCCGCGCCATCGTGCACCGGCCGCATGTGCTCGTCTTCGACGACTCGTTCTCGGCGCTCGACGTCACGACCGACGCGCGACTGCGCCAAGCCCTGTGGCGGGCGCTTCCCGACGTGACCAAGATCGTCGTCGCGCAGCGCATCTCGACCATCGCGGATGCCGATGTCATCGTGGTCCTCGACGACGGCCGCATGGTCGGCATCGGCACGCATGATGACCTCTTGGCCGGCAATGAGACGTACCGAGAGATCGTCGAATCGCAGTTGGGAGTCGACGCATGA
- a CDS encoding ABC transporter ATP-binding protein: MSAPNTAALSEEEREELELAERARLNSGSWDSVAPGKAANFGRSFVRMIGLLAPYKWAFGFVSVLGAVGVVLAVIAPKVLGEATNILFEGVVSASLAAQFPAGASQAQVVDALRAAGQNDIANIVSAMHDFQVGAGVDFERLKWVLVAVLAIYVVSAVLTWLQGYVINVIMVRTMWRLRESVEAKINRLPLSYFDRVQRGELISRVTNDIDNITQTMQQSLSTAVTNVLTVVGVLIMMFSISWQLAIVALIALPLMGVIFGVIGPKSQKAFATQWRKVGRLNARVEESFSGHALVRVYGREKDSRERFEQENEELYQAAFKAQFLSGLMMPAMMFIGNLSYVGIAVLGGLMVASGQLRLGDVQAFIQYSQQFTQPLSELGGMAAVVQSGTASAERVFELLDQDEQEPDAADAPALREGRGVIEFQNVAFSYSPDKPLIRDLSFRVEPGQTVAIVGPTGAGKTTLVNLLMRFYELDGGRILLDGQDISELTRDDVRSRTGMVLQDPWLFAGTIRENIRYGNEQASDLEIVEAAVATRVDRFVHSLPDGYDTVLDEDAANVSAGEKQLITIARAFVAEPSVLILDEATSSVDTRTELLLQHAMSALREGRTSFVIAHRLSTIRDADLILVMEHGDIVEKGSHDELIAAEGAYWRLYRSQFEQAAAGADDPAAEVGTGTDA; the protein is encoded by the coding sequence ATGAGCGCGCCGAACACCGCCGCCCTCTCCGAAGAGGAACGCGAAGAGCTCGAGCTCGCCGAGCGGGCCCGGCTCAACTCCGGATCCTGGGATTCCGTCGCCCCCGGCAAGGCCGCCAACTTCGGTCGCAGCTTCGTGCGGATGATCGGCCTGCTCGCCCCGTACAAGTGGGCGTTCGGGTTCGTCTCGGTCCTCGGCGCGGTCGGCGTCGTCCTCGCCGTGATCGCGCCGAAGGTTCTCGGCGAAGCCACCAACATCCTCTTCGAGGGGGTCGTCTCGGCATCCCTCGCCGCCCAGTTCCCCGCGGGCGCGAGTCAGGCCCAGGTCGTCGACGCCCTGCGCGCCGCCGGGCAGAACGACATCGCCAACATCGTCTCTGCGATGCACGACTTCCAGGTCGGCGCCGGAGTCGACTTCGAGCGTCTCAAGTGGGTGCTCGTCGCCGTGCTCGCCATCTACGTCGTGTCGGCGGTGCTCACCTGGCTGCAGGGCTACGTCATCAACGTGATCATGGTGCGCACCATGTGGCGGCTCCGCGAGTCGGTCGAGGCGAAGATCAACCGTCTGCCGCTGTCGTACTTCGACCGGGTGCAGCGCGGCGAGCTCATCTCGCGCGTGACGAACGACATCGACAACATCACCCAGACCATGCAGCAGTCGCTGTCCACCGCCGTCACCAACGTGCTGACGGTCGTCGGCGTGCTCATCATGATGTTCTCGATCTCGTGGCAACTCGCGATCGTCGCCCTCATCGCGCTGCCGCTGATGGGCGTCATCTTCGGAGTCATCGGCCCGAAGTCGCAGAAGGCCTTCGCGACGCAGTGGCGCAAGGTCGGCCGGCTCAACGCACGCGTCGAGGAGTCGTTCTCCGGTCACGCACTCGTGCGCGTGTACGGCCGCGAGAAGGATTCGCGGGAGAGGTTCGAGCAGGAGAACGAAGAACTCTACCAGGCCGCGTTCAAAGCCCAGTTCCTCTCCGGGCTGATGATGCCGGCGATGATGTTCATCGGAAACCTCTCCTACGTCGGCATCGCCGTGCTCGGCGGCCTGATGGTGGCCTCCGGCCAGCTGCGGCTCGGTGACGTGCAGGCGTTCATCCAGTACTCGCAGCAGTTCACCCAGCCGCTGTCGGAGCTCGGCGGCATGGCCGCCGTCGTGCAGTCCGGGACGGCCTCGGCTGAGCGCGTCTTCGAACTCCTCGACCAGGACGAGCAGGAGCCCGATGCCGCCGACGCGCCCGCCCTGCGCGAGGGACGCGGCGTGATCGAGTTCCAGAACGTCGCGTTCTCGTACAGCCCCGACAAGCCCCTCATCCGCGACCTGTCCTTCCGCGTCGAACCGGGCCAGACCGTGGCGATCGTCGGCCCGACCGGAGCCGGTAAGACGACGCTGGTGAACCTGCTGATGCGCTTCTACGAGCTCGACGGGGGCCGCATCCTGCTCGACGGACAGGACATCTCCGAACTCACCCGCGACGATGTGCGTTCGCGCACCGGCATGGTGCTCCAGGATCCGTGGCTGTTCGCCGGAACGATCCGCGAGAACATCCGGTACGGCAACGAGCAGGCCTCCGACCTCGAAATCGTCGAAGCCGCCGTCGCGACCCGGGTCGACCGCTTCGTCCACTCCCTTCCCGACGGATACGACACCGTGCTCGACGAGGACGCCGCCAACGTCTCGGCGGGGGAGAAGCAGCTCATCACGATCGCGCGCGCGTTCGTCGCCGAGCCGAGCGTGCTCATCCTGGATGAGGCGACGAGCTCGGTCGACACCCGCACCGAGCTGCTGCTGCAGCACGCGATGTCGGCGCTGCGCGAAGGACGCACGTCCTTCGTGATCGCCCACCGCCTGTCGACCATTCGCGACGCAGACCTCATCCTCGTGATGGAGCACGGCGACATCGTCGAGAAGGGCAGCCACGACGAGTTGATCGCCGCGGAAGGCGCCTACTGGCGTCTCTACCGCTCGCAGTTCGAGCAGGCCGCCGCCGGCGCCGACGACCCTGCCGCCGAGGTCGGCACCGGGACCGACGCGTGA
- a CDS encoding sulfite exporter TauE/SafE family protein → MSAAAAATPARRRDLRFVLACIGVGLAAGLLSGLFGVGGGTVIVPMLVLLLRFDQRLAAGTSLAAIVPTASVGVVSYALHGSVAWIPALILAAGAVVGAQIGSWLLARIPQNTLRWGFVGFLVVVIVMLFIVVPSRDAALELTVASGIGLAVLGLFTGVMAGLLGVGGGVIVVPALIFLFGTSDLIAKGTSLLMMIPTAISGTVGNVKRRNVDLVAAALVGVAACTTTALGAWIATLLSPLVANILFACFLTFIAAQMAVRAIRARRAR, encoded by the coding sequence GTGAGCGCGGCCGCAGCCGCGACGCCCGCCCGGCGCCGCGACCTCCGCTTCGTGCTGGCTTGCATCGGGGTCGGGCTCGCTGCCGGACTGCTGTCGGGGCTGTTCGGCGTCGGCGGCGGCACGGTCATCGTGCCGATGCTGGTGCTCCTGCTGCGCTTCGACCAGCGGCTCGCCGCGGGCACGTCACTCGCGGCCATCGTGCCCACGGCATCCGTCGGTGTCGTCTCCTACGCCCTTCACGGGTCCGTCGCGTGGATCCCGGCGCTCATTCTGGCCGCCGGCGCCGTCGTCGGCGCGCAGATCGGTTCCTGGCTGCTGGCACGCATCCCGCAGAACACGCTGCGCTGGGGGTTCGTGGGCTTCCTCGTCGTCGTGATCGTGATGCTGTTCATCGTCGTCCCCTCGCGCGACGCCGCACTCGAGCTCACGGTCGCATCCGGCATCGGCTTGGCGGTGCTGGGGCTGTTCACGGGCGTGATGGCGGGCTTGCTGGGTGTCGGCGGCGGGGTCATCGTCGTTCCCGCGCTCATCTTCCTCTTCGGTACGAGCGACCTCATCGCGAAGGGAACCTCGCTGCTCATGATGATCCCGACCGCCATCTCGGGCACCGTGGGCAACGTCAAGCGCCGCAACGTCGACCTGGTCGCCGCCGCGCTCGTCGGCGTCGCGGCCTGCACCACGACGGCTCTCGGTGCCTGGATTGCCACGCTGCTGTCGCCCCTGGTCGCCAACATCCTCTTCGCCTGCTTCCTCACCTTCATCGCCGCGCAGATGGCGGTGCGGGCCATCCGCGCTCGTCGCGCGCGCTGA
- a CDS encoding MaoC family dehydratase N-terminal domain-containing protein, whose protein sequence is MSVNPELVGRVFPPTASYLVGREKVREFARAVFADAPQHVDPAAAQALGYRDVVAPPTFAMVVQDLTMQQLLAVEDSGIALERTVHAEQRFHYSRPIVAGDELTAQLSITGIRPFGAGAMVTSEAEITDADGAHVVTATSILLIGGEVS, encoded by the coding sequence GTGTCAGTGAATCCTGAGCTGGTGGGTCGCGTCTTCCCGCCGACCGCTTCCTATCTCGTGGGCCGCGAAAAGGTGCGCGAATTCGCGCGGGCCGTCTTCGCCGACGCCCCTCAGCACGTCGACCCCGCCGCCGCTCAGGCGCTGGGCTACCGCGACGTCGTCGCACCGCCCACCTTCGCGATGGTCGTCCAAGACCTCACGATGCAGCAGCTGCTGGCCGTCGAGGACTCCGGCATCGCTCTGGAACGTACCGTGCACGCCGAGCAGCGCTTCCACTACAGCCGTCCGATCGTCGCCGGAGACGAGCTCACCGCGCAGCTCAGCATCACCGGCATCCGCCCCTTCGGCGCCGGAGCGATGGTGACCAGCGAGGCGGAGATCACCGACGCCGACGGCGCCCACGTCGTCACCGCGACATCCATCCTGCTCATCGGAGGCGAGGTCTCATGA
- a CDS encoding MaoC/PaaZ C-terminal domain-containing protein → MTSAALEVGTVVAERTVHLTRESLVRYAGASGDFNPIHYRDDVAERVGLPGVLAHGMLTMGLAVETIVEWLGDAGRIVDYGVRFTRPVVVDAEDGADLFVSAKVGAVDEEAVRIDLTVTFGDTTVLGKAQVRVRHQS, encoded by the coding sequence ATGACATCCGCAGCCCTGGAGGTCGGCACCGTCGTCGCCGAGCGCACCGTGCACCTGACCCGCGAGTCGCTGGTGCGCTACGCGGGCGCATCGGGTGACTTCAACCCCATTCACTATCGCGACGACGTCGCCGAACGCGTCGGTCTGCCCGGGGTCCTCGCGCACGGCATGCTGACGATGGGCCTCGCCGTCGAGACCATCGTGGAGTGGCTCGGCGACGCCGGACGCATCGTCGACTACGGGGTGCGCTTCACGCGTCCCGTCGTGGTGGATGCCGAGGACGGGGCCGATCTCTTCGTCTCCGCCAAGGTCGGCGCCGTCGACGAGGAGGCAGTGCGCATCGACCTCACCGTGACGTTCGGTGACACGACCGTGCTCGGCAAGGCGCAGGTGCGCGTGCGCCACCAGTCCTGA